GATAGCATTAGCAACTTCACGGACTGCTTCAGACATGTTGGTCATGACCAAAACTTCTTCTTCGCTCATGAGGCTAACCCTCTTCCTTTTACCAGTGGAATGAGCAACAGCAGCTTCCCCatgagcagcagcagtagcactcgagtcaggttcattcccatcaACAACAAATTCAAAACCAGAACCTTCAATGTTGACAACCGATGGGGAGGTTCCCACCATTGAAGCAACCCCAAGAGCCTCATTAGATGCCATTGCATACCTCCCTGTAGCAATACCAGTCCCAAAGATAGCAAGCATTTGAACATAGTTCTCTAAAGGCACATTGAGGTACTCAACATCTTTGGGATGGTCCTATATGTAGTGTGGTTATGGAAATGTTATATACTGACAAATAGGAAGCATGTGAAAGGAAATAATTATAGGTCAGTTCAAAGTACAAACCTTGATATGGCCCAGATAGTGCTCTTCCTCCAGTGATATGACACAGTTAGTATCATCCCAAAGTGACCCACTAATGTCTCGGAGCTTACTAATCTTCACCCACCTAGCACGCCACTTGCGGAGGTGGTTGTAGACTTGGGTCCCGGTTATTGCAAGACCAAAGTGGTCACTACAATTCTTAGCCACCTGGTTTAAGTGCACCTCCTTAAAGCCTTTGTCAGTCTTCACTCCACTAGCAATGAGCTCTACAAATCGACGTAACATGAAACCAGACATTGGAGATGTCCAACGCAATGGGTGATTCCCATCACCATGCCCACCATCAGCCCCCATCTCAGCCATCACTCCTATGTACAAAGCAAACAAAGGAATCTGATTAAAATGGAGCTGAAATAGTGACATAAAAGATTTAAAATGGAGCTGAAATAGTGACATAAAAGAATTAAAATGGAGCTGAAATAGTGACATAAAAGAATTAAAATGGAGCTGAAACATAAAAGAATTAAAATGGAATTAAAATAGTGACATTTTTGGTGGTGCCACCTTTCCTACCCCTAAATGCCGAAGCAATAGCAGCGGGTACCTTGGCAAGCACATGGGTGCCATCAATTGCACCAACACAATCCTAGGAAAAGAGGTGAGGTATATTTTGTAAAATTTGGTTATCCAGCATGTCCATAAAATTCTAAATGGTAACATATTACCTTAAAATACCAGGTATGAATGCTGTCTTCCAGCAACTTTCGGTCACGGAACAAGGCACACAAGTTATAAAATGGGGCCCTATTCATCCTTAGTAGGTCATGGCAATTTATATCATTGGTATCATAGATAAAACGTAGATTGGACAACCTAGCTATGTCTCTCTCAAGCATAACATAACGGACTGGAGCACGATAATTTCTAATTCTAGCCCTTGTAGTTATAGTGGCCATATATGCACACAAAACAGCAACCAAACCAGCAGCTTGCACTATCAGCGTATCTCGAGTCTTGCTGTTGTCATCCATCTATATAAATGTAGCACAGATTTAATACTGTTAAATTAACACTGATAATATTTACATCAAAACAAAATAGAATATGTGCAAAAAATTTAAACAGGGTAACCAGGGAGCAGCCTCAGAAGCAGCTCCCATGGCCACGACGACCATGGCCAGGACCTCCCCTCCCTCGCGTTTCTGGCGGCAGCGTACTGGCGGCAGCGTTTCTGGCGGCAGCCTTATCAGATCCGAGAGGGATtgagggaggaggagaaccaaCATGTCGGGAAGGAGAGTGGGTCGCCGGGGCGGGGGAGGAGAGCGGCTCGCCGGGGCGGGGGAGGACAGCGGCTcgccggggcgggggcggggacggGAGCGGCGCGTCGGGGTGGGGGCGGGGACGGGAGCGGCGTGAGGACGAGAAACTCTGGATGCATCGGCAGTTCGGCACATGCGCGATGtgctcctaatagtatatcttttttcttttcttttgagggCAGCTCCTAAAAGTAAGAGAAACTTTTTCTGAACAGAAGCTTGCGAATCAGGGCAGTTCACACGGAAATACGGCTAATTTAATTATTCTTATACTAATATTTGTATAGTACTACTACGTATGAACAATCGCGAGATGCAAGTAGCAGTCAGTATGTATGGTTTGCCATGCAAGAAATTGACCAGAACCCTGACGCTGAAATCGATATTCAAAGCAAGCTGGTAGAGTACTATGCATGAGCCTACAATATTGGTAGATGGGACCTACGTGTCCTGAACCCAAGACCGATTCCGGTGGGCTTTCTTCAGGGCCCACGCAACAGACGCCCACCGATTCATTTCCTTCCTCTCCGACAGGCTCTATAAATTCCGGCCAACCCGTTGGCTTCTCAGTTTGCTCTCATCTCTCAAGCCTCCCAAACCACCAGCCAACCACCTGCTCGCGGTCTCTGATCTGATCTCTCATGGCGACGGCGGCTGCCAGTCGGCCCGGCGGGCCGGTCCTGTCGACCCCAAGCTACAGCACCGCGTCGCCCACCCGCGTCAAGCTCGCCTCCGGTGGCGCCACCCGCTCGCCGGCCAAGTCCGTCAGCGTcgcgtctccttcctcctcgTCCCCTGCCGGCGGCAAGACCCGTCGGTCCTGCATGTGTTCCCCGACCAACCACCGGGGGTCGTTCCGGTGCGGCCTCCACAAGGAGCGCAAGCAGGCCACCACAGCCGTCAACCGCAAGCCCCTTGGTTCGCCGCCGTCCTTCGGCAGCGGCTGCTCGAAGCGCCCGGGCGGCGCGCTGGCGCAGCTTGTCCCCATGGAGGGCGGGCACTGGGCACGCCGAGCGCTCGCGGCGTCCCCCGCCGCGCGGCAGTCCCTTCAGCGGAGACGCGCTCTCGGCTTCCGTCCCCGGCCGAGCCGGCTCTCCTCCGTGTCCATGGCCGGCGACCGCGCCGGTGACAACCAGTAGAAAAAACAGCGTCGACATGCCATAAGAAAAGTAGTGTGCCATAGCATGGTAGGAAAGAAGCTCCCCAAATAATTCACCGGGGTCTTCCGTTTGCGGCAGAAAATTGGAGTCTTAGAGTACCCAATTCGATCACATAGAGTGAGCTCATCATCTCCTCTCTACTCTGTATACGCCGGGAGTATCGTTTTGGATAATATGGATATACATGAGTGACAAATTGGAGACACATGGTACATGCATCTGCTCTGCCCCGTGACGGGAGCCTTATCCATCCTTGAGACGATGGTCCGTTTGCCCAACAACTTTCTGCCTCTGTTTCTGTTTCTGGAGTGTGGATGCATCGATCTCTCGCCTCTGTTTCGGCTTCGGATAAGCTCCGCAAGAGATGAATGGCGTCTCTCCGTCGCTTCCTCCCGTCACACGGTCGGCACCCGAGCGTGCCCCCAGCCGGCTGGATCGGCCCAGCCACTTGCGCAAGCGACGGCAAAGCGGTTGGGATTCCCCCGCCAACTCTTTGAGCTTGCgcaggaagaagatgatgatgggaGAACGGTGGGcgcacacagacacacacagcTGGCTCTTTGCTATCAGTTCCGTTTCTTCGCCAGAAATCAGTTGCGTTGGGTTGGCGCCATGTACGTCAGTTGGctctcgtctctccatcaactaCAGTGCACTTTTCTTATCGAACGAAAAATACCAATGCAATGCAATGCAATGCAATGTTTCAGACCAGCCAAGGGAATAATGAACATGCATACAGAGTCGGGGAGCTCCTCTCTGTTTTTCTAAATATAATAATACACTCATAGCATCACTAATATATGATGTATATTTTGATGTTCCAAATCTCTGATGTAAAAATTTGAAGCATCAATAAAACTTTTTACAACTTAAAAAAAGGTTTAACTCAAACAGATGGTTCAAAACGGAGATGTAAAACAACAACTCCAACAGACTATTCAAAACCATACGTCGGTTGCCCGGCTGCTGTTCAAGCTCCCATGCCCGAGCTGTCGCGGCTGCATTTTCGGCTCGTGATTTTGGCCGTCCGAGCCACATTTTCGGCTGGTGAGATTCACCGGCCATTTGCCTTTGCCTCGTGCCTTTGCCGTCGGGGCGGTGGTGACTGGTCGGGCGGCGTGAATCCGGCTCGACGGGCGGGGGGCGCGAGTATGGATGTGGTCGCGGAGGGCGAGTTCACTGCtgcgtcggcggcggcgacgacgtggGTCAGCCCTTCGGTTGTGGCGGTGGCGGAGAAGGTGACGGGGTCGTCGGCCTTGGGCATGGCGGCGGAAGACGGGCGGGTGGGGAAATAAAATGAAGGGGGTTGGTGGTTTCGCGAAAGACCGCGGTTTTTACATCAGATGTATCTGTATTGAAGCAGCGTTTTTTGCTCTCAAGCTGTAAAAGTTTGTTATTTTTATATATGGTCCATTTATTGGAGATGCTTACACGATACGAGAGTTGGTATGAGTGGCATTCAGCAATTTATGTAGGAGTAAGTATGTACACGCACGTACACTCTAGATGCGTCGAACGGCGGACAGGCGAAAACCAAGTGGAGTTGCTCAGAGTTGAATATAGTACTACTAGTACATTGCGTAGTTTAAATAACGAACTCGTTGAATATTTGACAATCAAGTTGGTACGTACTGCTTCCACGGCAAACTCGTCCAATGTCAAACCGGCACCAGCTaaccagaagaagaagaagaagctctggAACGTCAGCGTCGTCCCGAGCAGGTCCGTAGAACGCATGACCGTCGAAATAAGTCGATCGCGACGTATATGCCGGCGCCGAGCACCGTCGGAGACTGGACCCGGTCGCGCGCGCGGACGCACAAATGGACTTGGCGCTCCCCAAGGAAGGAAGGTCGGCCTCACCTGCCTCCGCACGACACGACTAACCGGTGCACCAGGGCATGATCGAGTCAGCAGTGCACAGTCACTCGGGTTATAACATATTAACATGGACAAGTTCAGTGCCGCCTCAACTGCAGGCAATCCATGGCTGCTTACAAGAGTGCGTTTTTTCCGGCGTCTCGGAATGTAGGACGGGAGCGCGACCGATGATAAGAAGCCGGTGGGAAAAAGTGCGCCGAGTTACTAGTAAGGTCCAGGCAAGCCGGATGGCAATGTGCCGACCGAAAGCGGGCAGCTCCGTGCGGAAATTATTCTTACATTCTAATATTTTCTTCATCCAAAATACTTgtcatagaaatgaatgtatataaatatattttagtCTTAAAtacatttatttatatttatctttatgataagtaaTTCCGAACGGCAAGAATGTATTTTAACAGATactatatacttcctccgtcttaAAATCTTGTTTTATGTTTGTTTAGAAATGAATGTATTTAGATACTAGAACGTGACAAAATACATTTATATCTACATaaacttaagacaagaattttgggacggagagagtatAACATACAAGAACTGACATGAGGGTAACTATTACAGGATGGTAGAAAACATTTatcctatatactccctccgtgcctaaatataagtcttttaagcgatttcactaggagactacatacagagcaaaatgagtgaatctacactctaaaacatgtctatatacatccgtatgtagtcttctaataaaatctttaaaagatttatattatggaacggaagGAGTATGTTTTATGGATGGAGAGGCGCCATATATAAACGTACGCTGCACGCAAATGACCGATGAAGGCCGGGCTCGAGTAAGCTTATTGTTTAGATAACGTATCTCCATAACgtaaaaaatttgaaaaaattatACACACATAAATATATGTTTAACACGTCCAAAAAAGGTTTCATTATCAAATACTCCCatcgtttcaaaataagtgtttCAAACTTAGTAGaattttgtattagagctagtataaagttgagacacttattttgagacggagggagaacTTTCATAAATGGCATAGATAAAAAATACACAAATAAAAATGGGCCAGCATTTTTTTTGTTAGGGCctggtttttcttttttttgcaaagCTTGAAAATCATAATATTTTTGAACGAAAATTTCCAAATGCGTCAAGAATATGTATAAATTTTCACGGGAGTTTCTATTTTGAAATCCAAAAATgtcttttttgaagattttgaaaaaaggGCTCCAAGGATCCCGTCCTCCAAAAAATCACAACGCACAAGGCTGGCAGAAAAATCCGGTTCGTGGTGAATTATTGATGGTTCTTGCAGATGCTCTGATAAGATCTTCTTTTTTTTTGCCGGGGCTGATAAGATCTTGTTGGGAGACTGGGGGTTGGAAATTGACTTCTTTGTGGTGTGCCCTGGCATGTCCCCATCGTTTTCAGCTTGACCTGTAAAAATACTCTACTACCGGCTCTGCACTCTTTCTAGTTCAGAGTATATATGACACAAAGTCCGTTTCCCTCGGACGCAGGTCTCGGACTTGAGGAGTGAACAATTAGACAGAGCCTAGGGATAATGACCTGTAAGTCATGACTAACCTGTAGGCTTGGCAATGCAAACAGATTGAGTCGTGGTCCCAACTTCAGGCTTTGTGCTTCTGGATCCAGGGAAATTTGTTTCCGAtcaaattgtttccaatcaaattGTTTTCCGTCAGAAATTCAGTACTCAAATGATTTAGTGTGGCTGATCATAGTTAATGGACGCATgtgattttttttatgtttttcgtTAAAATATATTTAGATGTGACATAAATATTGTACATCTAAGTTTTATATCATTGATGTTACGTGAAAATTTATGTAGATATTTTTTAATTTAATCATTTACATGTGTAATAACTATGTCATATCTAGATGTGCCTTTAACGTGCCCATTTTTTTATCCTAGTTTACATGTCGACCGGTCGATATTATTTTTTTTTCTGTCTCCAACCTACTTGCTCAGCGGATCTACATGCCTAATTTCATCGCACCTCACCGCTCTTTGTTGCATCGGGCATCCATGTTGTCGTCGCTCTGAATTaaaaatctactccctccgtttctaaat
This genomic stretch from Hordeum vulgare subsp. vulgare chromosome 6H, MorexV3_pseudomolecules_assembly, whole genome shotgun sequence harbors:
- the LOC123403927 gene encoding uncharacterized protein LOC123403927; translation: MSGFMLRRFVELIASGVKTDKGFKEVHLNQVAKNCSDHFGLAITGTQVYNHLRKWRARWVKISKLRDISGSLWDDTNCVISLEEEHYLGHIKDHPKDVEYLNVPLENYVQMLAIFGTGIATGRYAMASNEALGVASMVGTSPSVVNIEGSGFEFVVDGNEPDSSATAAAHGEAAVAHSTGKRKRVSLMSEEEVLVMTNMSEAVREVANAIKSTTEAHPELYDAVMELPGFSEDDLLIILDYLNESANRARSHSFVQMTETRRTRWVIHHLSKLKDDVPKGGV
- the LOC123405941 gene encoding uncharacterized protein LOC123405941, with the protein product MATAAASRPGGPVLSTPSYSTASPTRVKLASGGATRSPAKSVSVASPSSSSPAGGKTRRSCMCSPTNHRGSFRCGLHKERKQATTAVNRKPLGSPPSFGSGCSKRPGGALAQLVPMEGGHWARRALAASPAARQSLQRRRALGFRPRPSRLSSVSMAGDRAGDNQ